A genomic region of Colletotrichum destructivum chromosome 1, complete sequence contains the following coding sequences:
- a CDS encoding Putative FMP27, SW motif-containing RBG unit, FMP27/BLTP2/Hobbit, GFWDK motif-containing RBG unit — translation MALLNPTFVFGVVVLLYLSSFILFAVVRILTGISIQRIGYFSLRRLAYTPRDGFKIEVRGLGLNVHRPTFAQPTWLSVVISELTVTIDIAELEGKKSDDSSTDSDNSDAEEDTETQLPEQPKVPLLRRGTGGPPPRSETWKHLMKLKDRMKRAHRKLNWLRMVDVVASNSTIKVVDVGDVQFGSLTVAVDTRRKMVDRARFFFQSRTDKNKLKQRQAEWIMTLRSVLFTPEGKESLEILDNATLNIHGFLYEALDGLRDAAIALKLGRVHIPYDDVQLCADRLKQCKLAARSSPLSDEPADVFMDKIIHEVAQPGSTHQELIQTVSDSKEFISSILRGVKEVQFAVSFVGMTKRVESVKPSAKPVMLNASMKEVGIDLHRLDPKSPSHRMYFPSKDIAHEALAAALSISVGVDDGDGKPERLIYIPMATTTVKTTLPSKTVEMAQDVGAEERNANILFANSVVTSPSVDLDPRHLPLLVAMLKPKSSKRPRTNRQPRHVLISRLLPKANIKFTMHEPVLRVALPAVDQHAASDDFDLIISSISSISLDMESFHSTVEDLHYSLASTMRIQSHELYYQTSSSNRFDLIQTESFELKVQLSATPDVHVVASGNLQTFSIKMVRPEITDGLRQIVRQLRMNVEPEKRSNSHTSTKKQNFLRAMPSWLLQLQLQASDFSVEIAGIDEDISDDTRGVSLQLDEFSAEYRAQRLDGLQRRPSRRRANSRTVAPDSDLLKSPISPPPRKKQQNEGDGRRVTFHVRGLEAYIVESEDRVELEPFVNMPRFEVAFQAMSDQQGPIFHIHAGIRTVLLQYSLFRHYSVGVAIMILRKAFMRSGQDIGSPPMSPTTPRKEASDYLAPPMSPEPSFADMTEYSTVTPELIAIDLKAALVQVKAELPNDPQLMLQVYGVEAGRHRWTSPFLASKLVRLYVQPPRMRTTWARMISIKGGRVDYRKSRRKLHNGGFHEDKMIDVNSDAIRFAVPHEVQVNRISDNVINTLKSIKQLHHRFKTGTNEYILDKVPGGPKNVPKVSVRTRSLLFELEDGAFEWKLGMIYRAGRVEQMQRLARDEAFEVKRKKIREEESRKESGKLRARSLFHRGRQQNGASWARSQSADGRRPSTDQRSRGRAPRYDPDGGSIGLTGSASIAEQEARARLDAYNAESWKKRIDRFYVMAKNGMKEVRGLFWGPDQLPDDLEDTENILEVPQRPALMSALITDLQFVIDKPTFAMKDLPDFIHSVGKGMPKDMKYGLLVPMHVSIDLSEARISLRDYPLPLIHIPSLKTGQSTRLPAMSLKTNFVIAEEFRGMESTRRIKVNIVPPRNHEPGGSSEGSFAIDVRRTIGPVKSYSNMRIEINTALPTRITWGPAYQPAIQDMMMVIESFTKPQVDLSERVGFWDKIRLNFHSRIHVAWRGDGDMHLALKGTRDPYCVTGNGAGFLMCWRNDVKWNINADDDPKRFMTVDSGEYVLAIPDYSHQVREAAMRTGEDDSLLSEDSYKSGASFKKVVMKLSGKVQWMTGVVFERAIQDGRRSFEFRPHYDIVLRAPHHVKLDDQPYDAFRGFRSQHIHLSVAVRAPVDRDWMADNVEPSRSYNTVHCTPRFFTHFFSWWSLFGGAMALPIRQGSLWPGRERNSKKFGKHLSTIKYNLLLAPLFLSHIYKHKDAEDASDSGVSATGLKVRFDSFMLDLHQRREEFNTRDRGRKTKGKTSGIKLHAAQLDLAAADVRAVSASIRGTTTEAIKKGTIASLIANQTEDSADLSRFTIPDNDLSWIDMDDFVELDWILPTEPNPDTKILPLAFAPRLTYFRQTDIGGVISGDPDRKSPFGDEPTHFCIMSHDDDPRRVQAQLIQERLDQLEIQIENYGRSLGDAELRVVRDDAKDPKLVAAFESLQQQGAILQRKKTYLQNMLRQMNSKSPVDGSSFFKRENGSSKFEDSVQLEDDSLTIPSGAEFESDFNNRFVIHNLHFKWNNTLRNIVLRYIHQVSQRRGFVYYLSRPAVKFILDIVEEQYKAKQNPKPASKNRTPTGGATAGASPDLDAAEREFKQDIEDRIKNILKDGRNYVNADGKGGDDVPNVPIEDLSSGISDEFTPQNSYHVRLIAPQIQLQSDKNKKNVVILTSKGMELKVVEVMDKKRLADVVSGLVQRRFLVNMDSTQFFVTHQSYFSEIVTTYAGSRYGTPATSSWPPWVPMEVMFDFETDPFGFNRVVQKTSAMLRYEKYNTLRLKYNDEVNTEGAGDPSHSNNERKMDNLWVEFPQARALCNSGDYYAMYVIVLDLLMYNEPLEKTRSERLEKIMLASDFSDLSGTPEMVEKLQERIRQLQDIKSHFQIYSKYMDQRGWEDRLLLERDLAACEDELFFMMKAITSSQRRYETNSESNALLRWSITARDTVWHMLRDNKEPLVELQLKDVEYDRTDNADGSHINLIRVGKVFGLNLLPDAMYPEIIAPYVDGDKSTADLGNQEMIRVYWYMLEAIAGIPVMDHFEVNLFPMKIQLEREVGKRIFEYIFPGIDGDNKTKNDSPFMLKHTPAEDEEEDDDSLSGSGRLTASDKDGFNTRPGSLELRLHPTLNSDSPTKSISSKKSLTVNTGEGQGHTFRLFRSVGTGKVPSKKPSYESLKSTKEPRPGIGRTSTGFSSKESAAVSDSKKSRFGLRKESKAEESKPSDDLTKMMSRASNYMTFAHIKMPSVVLCLSYKGKDNRNVEDVHDFVFRMPAVEWRNKTWSNLDLALALKKAVIKALISHTGAIIGNKFKHRPSGAQASKLRELATGSSLIAPTPSSSSQHDADSINNSDDSSSLYGNSPVDYSRSPPRSRHGSSASSIPIPRSTSRSSSVASGRSQWTGGSSSQQPTVPSFLMMTPPTPLDSRAPTQGLGFELLRPSSRSSLAPFDQAGGGTMRSLSRSGTGAEPGDRRRSAGSAFLRDKINQLTHRKRDGAQQKESSQKQESQREETPEAEEEPNTVAPDSPKSSKRFQGLSSRVKTGQ, via the coding sequence TGACGTGGGTGATGTGCAGTTTGGGAGCTtgaccgtcgccgtcgataCACGGCGCAAGATGGTGGACCGCGCACGCTTCTTCTTTCAGTCCCGGACAGACAAGAATAAGCTGAAACAACGCCAGGCCGAGTGGATCATGACGTTGCGCAGCGTCCTCTTCACGCCAGAGGGCAAGGAGTCGCTCGAAATTCTCGACAACGCGACTCTGAACATCCATGGATTCTTGTACGAAGCGCTGGATGGACTGAGAGACGCCGCAATCGCCCTCAAGCTGGGCCGTGTTCACATACCCTACGACGATGTTCAACTTTGCGCTGATAGACTTAAGCAATGCAAGTTGGCCGCACGCTCGTCCCCCTTGTCGGACGAGCCGGCCGACGTCTTCATGGACAAGATCATACACGAGGTCGCCCAGCCCGGCAGCACCCACCAGGAGCTGATTCAGACGGTATCTGACTCTAAGGAATTCATTAGCTCGATCCTGAGGGGCGTCAAGGAGGTTCAGTTTGCCGTCAGTTTTGTTGGCATGACGAAGAGGGTTGAATCTGTCAAGCCCAGTGCCAAGCCTGTCATGCTGAACGCTTCTATGAAAGAGGTCGGCATCGACTTGCACCGCCTGGACCCCAAGTCTCCTTCCCACAGGATGTACTTCCCGTCCAAGGATATCGCCCACGAGGCTCTAGCCGCAGCCTTGTCCATTTCCgtaggcgtcgacgatggcgatggcaaACCCGAAAGGCTGATTTACATCCCAATGGCAACGACCACGGTCAAGACGACATTGCCATCCAAGACTGTCGAGATGGCACAGGATGTCGGGGCCGAGGAGAGGAACGCAAACATTCTCTTCGCTAATTCCGTAGTGACATCTCCTTCAGTAGACCTCGACCCTCGCCACCTAccgctcctcgtcgccatgctGAAGCCCAAGTCCTCGAAAAGACCACGAACTAACCGTCAACCGCGCCATGTGCTCATTTCACGATTATTGCCCAAGGCTAATATCAAGTTTACAATGCACGAACCGGTTCTCCGTGTTGCTCTTCCAGCCGTCGACCAGCACGCAGCTTCTGACGACTTTGATCTAATTATATCGTCTATTTCGTCCATCTCGCTCGACATGGAGTCGTTCCATTCCACCGTCGAGGATTTACACTACTCACTTGCGTCGACCATGAGAATACAGTCGCACGAGCTGTACTACCAAACGTCGTCGAGTAACCGGTTCGATCTGATACAAACCGAATCTTTTGAGTTGAAGGTCCAACTCAGTGCGACGCCGGACGTCCACGTCGTTGCGTCGGGCAATTTGCAGACCTTCTCCATCAAGATGGTGCGCCCCGAGATCACCGACGGTCTTAGACAGATCGTGCGACAGCTGAGGATGAACGTGGAGCCTGAGAAACGATCTAACTCGCACACGTccaccaagaagcagaacTTCCTGCGCGCTATGCCTTCGTGGCTGTTGCAACTCCAGCTTCAAGCATCAGATTTCAGTGTTGAGATTGcgggcatcgacgaggacatATCGGACGACACCCGTGGAGTCTCTCTGCAACTCGACGAGTTTTCTGCCGAGTACCGCGCACAGAGGCTGGACGGGCTCCAACGACGGCCGTCACGCCGGAGGGCCAACAGCCGCACCGTCGCCCCCGACTCGGATCTGCTCAAAAGTCCCATCTCGCCGCCACCTAGAAAGAAGCAACAGAATGAGGGCGACGGGCGGAGAGTCACTTTCCACGTTCGAGGCTTGGAGGCCTACATAGTGGAGTCGGAAGATAGGGTCGAGCTGGAGCCCTTTGTCAATATGCCGCGGTTCGAGGTAGCGTTCCAGGCCATGAGTGACCAGCAAGGCCCCATCTTTCACATCCACGCAGGAATTCGTACTGTTCTCTTGCAGTACTCTCTCTTCCGCCATTACTCCGTCGGCGTGGCCATCATGATTCTGCGGAAGGCCTTCATGAGGTCCGGGCAGGATATCGGGTCGCCGCCAATGTCTCCAACGACACCGCGTAAAGAGGCCAGCGACTACCTGGCTCCCCCAATGTCGCCAGAACCCTCTTTTGCCGATATGACTGAGTACTCAACAGTTACACCGGAGCTTATAGCCATCGACCTCAAGGCTGCTCTTGTGCAGGTCAAAGCCGAATTACCAAATGACCCTCAGTTGATGCTACAAGTTTACGGCGTGGAGGCTGGCCGACACAGATGGACATCGCCATTCCTGGCGTCGAAGCTCGTCCGCCTCTATGTCCAACCGCCCAGAATGCGAACCACCTGGGCCCGGATGATCAGTATAAAGGGGGGCAGAGTTGACTACCGCAAGTCTCGACGGAAGCTTCACAACGGCGGCTTTCACGAGGACAAGATGATCGACGTCAACTCCGACGCCATCAGGTTTGCTGTGCCACACGAGGTCCAGGTCAACAGGATTTCAGACAACGTCATCAACACTCTCAAGTCGATCAAGCAGCTCCACCATCGTTTCAAAACGGGCACAAACGAGTacatcctcgacaaggtcCCCGGCGGCCCCAAGAACGTACCCAAGGTCTCTGTCCGAACGCGCTCGCTGCTCTTTGAGCTCGAGGATGGCGCATTCGAATGGAAGCTCGGCATGATCTACCGCGCCGGCAGGGTCGAACAAATGCAACGTCTTGCCCGAGATGAGGCTTTTGAGgtcaagaggaagaaaatACGCGAAGAAGAGTCAAGAAAAGAGTCGGGCAAGCTGCGTGCTCGCTCGCTCTTCCACCGTGGACGACAACAGAATGGAGCTTCGTGGGCCCGAAGTCAGAGCGCAGATGGAAGGAGACCCAGCACTGATCAGCGCTCACGAGGCAGAGCACCGAGATATGACCCTGACGGTGGAAGCATCGGTCTCACAGGATCAGCCTCAatcgccgagcaggaggcaCGGGCGCGACTAGATGCTTACAACGCAGAAAGCTGGAAGAAGCGCATCGACCGGTTCTACGTCATGGCAAAGAACGGCATGAAGGAAGTCCGCGGTCTCTTCTGGGGCCCCGACCAGCTCCCCGACGACTTGGAGGATACGGAGAACATCCTCGAGGTGCCCCAAAGGCCGGCACTCATGTCCGCGCTCATCACCGATCTCCAGTTCGTTATCGACAAACCGACCTTTGCTATGAAAGACCTGCCAGACTTCATACATTCCGTCGGCAAGGGAATGCCCAAGGATATGAAGTACGGGTTGCTCGTCCCGATGCATGTCTCGATCGACCTTAGTGAGGCAAGAATATCCTTGCGCGACTACCCCCTTCCCCTGATCCATATACCCAGTCTGAAGACCGGTCAGTCAACGAGGCTTCCAGCCATGTCGCTCAAGACGAACTTCGTGATAGCCGAGGAGTTCCGAGGAATGGAGTCTACCCGTCGTATCAAGGTCAACATTGTGCCGCCCCGGAACCACGAACCAggcggcagcagcgaggGCAGCTTTGCCATTGACGTCCGCCGCACCATTGGGCCGGTCAAGTCATACTCCAACATGCGCATCGAAATCAACACGGCTCTGCCTACAAGAATCACATGGGGCCCAGCCTACCAGCCGGCTATCCAAGACATGATGATGGTCATCGAGTCCTTCACCAAGCCACAAGTTGACCTCTCCGAGAGAGTTGGTTTCTGGGACAAGATACGCCTCAACTTCCACTCAAGGATACACGTGGCTTGGAGGGGCGATGGCGACATGCACCTTGCGCTCAAAGGAACGCGCGACCCTTACTGCGTGACTGGCAACGGCGCCGGTTTCCTGATGTGCTGGCGCAACGACGTCAAGTGGAACatcaacgccgacgacgatccCAAGAGGTTCATGACCGTCGATTCTGGCGAATACGTCTTGGCGATCCCTGACTACAGCCATCAGGTCCGAGAGGCTGCAATGCGAACTGGGGAAGACGACAGTCTCTTGAGCGAGGACAGCTATAAGTCCGGGGCGTCCTTCAAGAAGGTGGTGATGAAGCTTTCTGGCAAGGTGCAGTGGATGACGGGCGTCGTTTTTGAACGCGCAATCCAGGATGGCAGACGGAGCTTCGAGTTCCGGCCGCACTACGACATTGTGTTGCGAGCCCCTCACCATGTCAAGCTCGATGACCAGCCATACGATGCTTTCCGCGGGTTCCGAAGCCAGCATATCCATCTGTCGGTCGCAGTCAGGGCCCCCGTGGACCGTGACTGGATGGCAGACAACGTGGAGCCTTCAAGGAGCTACAACACGGTCCATTGCACGCCTCGCTTCTTTACCCACTTCTTCTCGTGGTGGTCTCTGTTTGGCGGCGCCATGGCACTGCCCATTCGTCAGGGGTCACTCTGGCCTGGTAGGGAAAGGAACAGCAAGAAGTTTGGAAAGCATCTCTCTACCATCAAGTATAACCTCCTGCTGGCACCGCTGTTTCTGAGCCACATCTACAAGCAtaaggacgccgaggatgcTTCCGACAGTGGCGTTTCCGCCACAGGCCTCAAAGTGCGGTTCGACAGCTTCATGTTGGATCTGCACCAGAGGCGCGAGGAGTTCAACACGCGAGACCGCGGCCGCAAGACCAAGGGGAAGACGAGCGGCATCAAGCTCCATGctgcccagctcgacctAGCGGCAGCCGACGTTCGTGCTGTGTCGGCCAGCATCCGGGGAACAACAACCGAAGCCATTAAGAAAGGAACCATTGCTAGTTTGATCGCGAACCAGACCGAGGACAGCGCCGACCTCTCTCGTTTTACCATCCCCGATAACGACCTGAGTTGgatcgacatggacgacttTGTGGAACTGGATTGGATCCTGCCCACGGAGCCCAACCCCGACACCAAGATTCTGCCGCTGGCCTTTGCACCTCGCCTGACTTACTTCCGGCAAACAGACATTGGCGGCGTCATTTCAGGCGATCCGGATCGAAAGAGTCCCTTTGGCGATGAGCCAACACATTTCTGTATTATgagccacgacgacgacccccGTCGCGTACAGGCACAGCTCATTCAGGAGCGGTTGGACCAGCTGGAGATCCAGATCGAGAACTACGGAAGGAGCCTCGGAGATGCCGAGCTCAGGGTCGTTCGCGACGATGCCAAAGACCCCAAGCTCGTTGCCGCATTCGAGagcttgcagcagcagggcgcCATATtgcagaggaagaagaccTACCTCCAGAACATGCTCCGACAGATGAACAGCAAGTCGCCGGTAGACGGCAGCAGCTTCTTCAAGCGAGAGAATGGCAGCAGCAAGTTCGAAGACTCGGTCCAGCTGGAGGATGACTCGTTGACGATACCCTCCGGGGCGGAGTTTGAGAGTGACTTCAACAACCGTTTCGTCATTCACAACCTCCATTTCAAATGGAACAACACCCTTCGAAACATTGTCCTTCGATACATCCACCAGGTCAGCCAGCGGAGAGGTTTCGTCTATTACCTGTCCCGCCCCGCGGTCAAGTTTATTCTGGACATCGTGGAAGAGCAGTACAAGGCCAAGCAGAACCCGAAGCCTGCAAGCAAGAACAGGACTCCCACGGGGGGTGCCACCGCCGGTGCTTCtcccgaccttgacgccgcaGAGCGCGAGTTCAAGCAGGACATCGAGGACCGCATCAAAAACATTCTGAAGGATGGCAGGAATTACGTAAACGCCGACGGAAAGGGAGGTGACGATGTACCCAACGTCCCGATCGAAGACCTGTCCAGCGGTATTTCGGACGAGTTTACGCCTCAAAACAGCTACCACGTTCGGCTCATTGCTCCGCAAATCCAGCTGCAAAGCGACAAGAATAAGAAAAACGTGGTCATCCTCACATCCAAGGGCATGGAACTCAAGGTCGTCGAAGTCATGGACAAGAAGAGACTCGCCGACGTTGTCAGCGGTCTCGTGCAGCGACGATTCCTGGTCAACATGGACAGCACGCAGTTCTTTGTCACTCACCAGTCGTACTTCTCGGAAATCGTCACGACATATGCAGGCAGTCGATATGGTACCCCTGCCACgtcgtcatggccgccgtgGGTCCCGATGGAAGTCATGTTCGATTTCGAGACCGATCCTTTCGGGTTCAACCGTGTGGTGCAGAAGACGTCCGCCATGCTCCGTTACGAGAAGTACAACACTCTGCGTTTGAAGTACAACGACGAGGTCAACACCGAAGGCGCTGGCGATCCGTCCCATTCGAACAATGAGAGGAAGATGGACAACCTCTGGGTCGAGTTCCCGCAGGCCAGAGCTCTCTGCAACTCTGGCGACTACTACGCCATGTACGTCATTGTGCTGGATTTGCTCATGTACAACGAGCCGCTGGAAAAGACACGAAGCGAGCGCCTGGAGAAGATCATGCTGGCTTCGGACTTCAGCGATCTCAGCGGCAcgccggagatggtggagAAACTGCAGGAACGCATCCGCCAGCTGCAGGACATCAAGTCCCACTTCCAGATCTACTCCAAGTACATGGACCAGCGGGGCTGGGAGGACCGGCTTCTTCTAGAACGAGACTTGGCAGCATGTGAGGACGAGCTGTTCTTCATGATGAAGGCCATCACGTCTTCGCAGCGCAGGTATGAGACAAACTCGGAGAGCAACGCTCTCCTAAGATGGAGCATCACGGCGCGAGACACGGTTTGGCACATGCTCCGAGACAACAAGGAACCCCTCGTCGAATTGCAGCTCAAGGACGTAGAGTATGATCGAACCGATAACGCGGACGGGTCGCACATCAACCTGATCAGGGTCGGCAAGGTCTTTGGACTGAACCTCCTACCTGATGCCATGTACCCCGAGATCATTGCGCCCTatgtcgacggcgacaagaGCACGGCCGACTTGGGCAACCAAGAGATGATCCGAGTCTACTGGTACATGCTTGAAGCCATTGCCGGCATCCCCGTCATGGACCACTTCGAAGTCAACCTGTTCCCGATGAAGATCCAGCTCGAGCGCGAGGTCGGCAAGCGCATTTTCGAGTACATCTTCCCGGGCATTGATGGCGACAACAAGACCAAGAACGACTCGCCTTTTATGCTAAAGCACACTCCcgcggaagacgaggaggaggacgatgactCCCTGTCTGGGTCTGGCCGCCTCACTGCGAGCGACAAGGATGGGTTCAACACGAGGCCGGGCTCGCTCGAGCTCCGTCTGCACCCGACACTGAACTCGGACTCGCCAACCAAGTCGATCAGCAGCAAGAAGTCTCTCACGGTCAACACCGGCGAAGGCCAGGGTCACACGTTCCGTCTCTTCCGATCCGTCGGCACCGGCAAGGTCCCATCCAAGAAGCCTTCGTACGAGTCGCTCAAGTCGACCAAGGAGCCTCGCCCTGGAATCGGACGCACGTCAACCGGCTTCTCCTCGAAGGAAAGTGCAGCCGTCAGCGACAGTAAGAAATCACGGTTCGGACTGCGCAAGGAGTCCAAGGCAGAGGAGAGCAAGCCGTCCGACGACCTGACTAAGATGATGTCGCGTGCGAGCAACTACATGACCTTTGCGCACATCAAGATGCCTTCGGTGGTGCTCTGCCTCAGCtacaagggcaaggacaaCCGTAACGTCGAAGACGTGCACGATTTTGTGTTCCGCATGCCTGCGGTCGAATGGCGCAACAAGACGTGGTCCAACCTGGATCTCGCCCTCGCTCTCAAGAAGGCGGTTATCAAGGCTCTCATCTCGCATACGGGCGCCATCATTGGTAACAAGTTCAAGCACCGCCCGAGTGGCGCGCAAGCCAGCAAGCTCCGGGAGCTGGCCACCGGCTCCTCTCTCATCGCGCCCACaccttcatcatcgtcccAGCACGACGCCGATAGCATCAACAACAGCGACGATTCGTCGAGTTTATACGGCAACTCGCCGGTGGATTACTCTCGATCGCCCCCGCGCTCTCGCCATGGTAGTTCGGCCAGCAGCATTCCCATACCGCGATCCACGAGTAGGAGTTCGAGTGTCGCGAGTGGCCGATCGCAGTGGACAGGCGGATCCAGCAGTCAACAGCCAACCGTCCCCAGCTTCCTTATGATGACGCCGCCTACACCGCTGGACAGCCGCGCGCCGACACAGGGGCTCGGCTTCGAGCTGTTACGTCCGTCTTCTAGAAGCAGTCTGGCACCGTTCGAtcaggccggcggcgggacTATGAGATCGCTGTCACGGTCCGGCACAGGTGCGGAGCCAGGCGATCGTCGGAGGTCTGCAGGGAGCGCGTTCCTCCGCGACAAGATCAACCAGCTCACCCACCGGAAGCGCGACGGAGCCCAGCAGAAAGAGAGCAGCCAGAAGCAAGAGAGCCAGAGGGAGGAGACaccggaggcggaggaggaaccCAACACCGTTGCACCCGACAGCCCCAAGAGTTCGAAGCGCTTTCAGGGGTTGAGCAGCCGGGTCAAGACGGGACAGTAA
- a CDS encoding Putative meiotically up-regulated protein PB1A10.08, with the protein MMSPRSFLYYNRQPSASTTPTSSSPSSSSLTPNSTTNSYATSLSSTFVKTTTTTTTVPINTSRTAQPSALLDRKKDAQNVSVTVTPIPTTSTTTSATMAKRKDARRETTKLAPSSPPRTTTSVTTRPTTPTTPVQIPSKARSNPSHGSHRHAQRKPLRPRDVHSPDAVPPAMLALLAVTDIPRPRRTLRQRFSRDQHMTLEAVIERQQVCEKELSLTFGSKSPMDLLLSPPDDLTDDDMSISDSGLGSVLSTRTVSVESVPSLGDSFSTDTLSSVESPYGFSPRRKRSRQPRRSLEPVSSPPGQPEDHPLSRDRVNVDDLDFRVFDESQDEEDTKSEFSFSDYTFPLRPLKSAFKSNLTASLRALRSAARSISAINFSSIPPDDFLTRSILTIDPKVPYTDERRPPVLEEEPSAALRRYLNPTTNARIEPHTPTATATGTRSFTASIQMQTYKVQRSRSTPPTSIRSPSPTTSASTTQSPTLPYQPPAQSPNQTAFTYPPGGMRQREMRENSDFIRIAVMEMAMRKQGKLDDQRPGRARWALPPRKANVRAYDVGADGVPARWIPASN; encoded by the coding sequence ATGATGTCCCCAAGGAGTTTCCTTTACTACAATAGGCagccctcggcctcgaccacACCTACatcgtcctctccctcctcttcgtccctcACGCCCAACTCAACCACTAACAGCTACGCCACCAGCTTGAGTTCGACTTTCGTTaaaacaacaacgacaacgacgaccgTCCCCATCAACACCTCCAGAACGGCTCAGCCTTCTGCCCTGCTGGATCGGAAAAAGGATGCCCAGAACGTCTCTGTCACAGTCACGCCTATCCCTACTACTTCCACGACCACCTCAGCTACCATGGCCAAAAGGAAGGATGCTCGCCGCGAAACGACAAAGttggcgccctcgagcccTCCCAGGACGACTACCAGCGTAACTACGCGACCTACCACCCCGACCACTCCGGTTCAGATCCCCTCCAAGGCGAGGTCAAATCCGTCTCACGGCTCTCATCGCCACGCGCAGCGGAAACCCTTACGCCCCCGGGATGTGCACTCACCAGATGCTGTCCCCCCTGCCATGCTGGCCCTGCTCGCCGTCACTGATATCCCCAGACCGCGACGCACTCTGAGGCAGAGGTTCTCCCGAGACCAGCACATGACTCTCGAGGCTGTCATTGAAAGACAGCAAGTATGCGAGAAGGAACTTAGTCTCACTTTTGGCAGCAAAAGCCCCATggacctgctgctctcgCCGCCAGATGACTTGACAGACGATGATATGTCGATCAGCGACAGCGGCCTCGGTTCCGTTCTGTCCACCAGGACCGTCTCTGTGGAGTCGGTTCCTTCTTTGGGCGACTCCTTCTCGACCGACACATTGTCGTCCGTCGAGTCCCCTTACGGATTCAGCCCGCGAAGAAAGCGATCCCGTCAGCCCCGGCGGTCCCTGGAGCCCGTTTCATCGCCTCCCGGCCAGCCGGAGGACCATCCGCTGTCTCGCGACCGGGTCAACGTGGACGACCTCGATTTCCGGGTGTTTGATGAATcccaggacgaggaggacacCAAGTCGGAATTCTCGTTTTCCGACTACACGTTCCCCCTGCGGCCGCTCAAGTCGGCCTTTAAGTCGAACCTGACGGCGTCGCTGCGTGCACTGCGCTCGGCAGCGCGGTCCATCTCAGCCATCAACTTCTCGTCGATCCCGCCTGACGACTTTCTCACGCGGTCGATTCTCACGATCGACCCCAAGGTGCCGTACACGGATGAGCGACGACCACCGGTGCTGGAAGAGGAGCCGTCTGCGGCGCTGCGTCGGTACCTAAACCCCACGACCAACGCTCGCATCGAGCCCCAcacgccaacggcgacggcgacgggcacGCGAAGCTTTACTGCCTCGATCCAGATGCAGACGTACAAGGTTCAGCGAAGCCGCAGCACACCACCCACGTCAATACGGAGCCCCTCTCCGACGACATCGGCGAGCACGACTCAGTCACCTACGCTGCCTTATCAGCCCCCAGCCCAATCTCCGAACCAGACCGCATTCACATACCCCCCCGGCGGTATGCGTCAACGGGAGATGCGGGAGAACTCGGATTTCATCCGCATCGCCGTCATGGAGATGGCGATGCGCAAGCAGGGCAAGCTCGACGACCAACGGCCGGGCCGCGCGCGGTGGGCATTGCCTCCGCGGAAGGCCAACGTGCGGGCCTACGAtgttggcgccgacggcgtgccGGCGCGTTGGATTCCAGCGTCAAACTGA